Within the Zea mays cultivar B73 chromosome 10, Zm-B73-REFERENCE-NAM-5.0, whole genome shotgun sequence genome, the region CCGCGTCCCATCGGGATAATATGGGGTGGCACAGCAAACCGTGGGAGGCTAAAGCTTAGGTGTGACCATGGCCCTCAAAATTGGACCAGTGGAGTTGATCTTGGCCGCCTTCTGGATCGTCTTGAACTTGATCTTATCATAACCAGCGAATCACTCAAAGGTTCGGCATTCTCCTTGCTTTCAGTTATATGTGTTTTACTCGTTTTTGCATCCCTTTTCAGATACTGGAAAATCCACTGTGATGTACGCTTCTGTTGCTTTTTGTTCCACGACAGATAACTGACATAATTTATCCTCGATAAAGATGCCGTGCAGCAGCAAAGGCGCGCGTTGGCGGCTGCAGCTAATTCTGCTGCTGGGGAGTCGTCGACAGCAGCAGCTCCCGTCCTAGAAGAGAAAGTGGAGGAGATCTTCGAGCCTCTGGGGATCAAGATTGAGCAGCTGCGTCGGCACGACGTTTCGGCCTCTGAAGCGGAGGAGGCAGCTGGGATCAATGTGGAAGAGCGCCAGTTCATCTCAAACTTTGTGGGCAGGTCCCCTGTGCGTGATGACCAGGGTGCTCCAAGGCAAATTGCGAACCTGAACAATCCGTCAGAGGAAGAGCTCGCCATGTTGCTGCACCTAGGCGACCAGTAGCCCAAGCGGCTTCGCAGACAGAATCCGACCTCGACGGGAAACGGCGAAGCGCTCATTTCAGTGTCTCTACATCGAAGAGTCGCAAGTAGTCCGAAGAAGGTCACCTGGAGTTCAGCAAACTGAACCTGCATCAGTAGCTTAGACCAGCAGCTTCCTGGCACAAACATTATAATGAACTATGCTGAAACTTGATTCAGCACTTACATGATTTGGGTGGTATTCCCTTCAGTTTTGCTGTGCTCGTGAAGACTTTAATATGTACAATGCTGAGTCCCTGTATCAAAACAATGCAGGTAGTGATAAAATCGTATTGATCACCTTCTCTTTTCTACCATTATCGGTGGAGTTGTCTCAAGATGACTAGATCAGCTTCTGGCAGGCCTGTCTAGTGCCCAATGCAACTAGGGCGATGGTACAGGCCCCCAATTTTTTGAGTTTTCTGAAATAGATAATATAAGAAGGCAAATATTGTTTGATGTTTTGTAAAATAAGCTGCAAAATCTTGACTTGAAAATAGATAGTATGAGAGGATAAGAATATGATAATAGATTAAATATAAAAAGATccattttatatatttttttaccGCTATATATAGGTGAGCATACCACCAAAACTAAAAAAAAAACCTCAGAGAGACAGAGACGGCCCTTGCTTCTGGAAGCCTGATGAGTATTCTTAGAAGTTAGAACGCTGTTTTTTACGGGTAGGACACATAGCACTTGCTCCCTCCATCCCAAATAGTGAATCTGATGGACAGTATTTAGCGTTAATATGTTAGCATCCTAATCATAGTAGCCTTTATTATTTGGGGGTTTGAAGCAAAGCCCTGTTCAGAAAATTGAGGGAAAGGTTTATTTTTCCTTTTTACAGGCGGACGGGTTTGATGGGTTTGATGCAGTAGCAAGAGTCGGGGTTGCTGCTGACAATCGGGGAATCGTCTGCAGCCACAATGTGTTGGCTGCACGCAGGAGAACCTGACTTCTATGACCCGCTCAACGAGACAACGACTATGAGGGGCTGTAAATGGGAGGATTTGCAGCAGGATGTATAGAATTTTTTTCCCTGTCAGCATCACCGGCAACGCAACCATGGTCCATAGGTATCAAGATCCAGCATTGCACTTGGGCCAAAGGTTGAGCTCTGCGAAGTGTGAACTACAATCATCTAGATGGGCTCGACAGAGGTCAGGCTAATGCAGCCTCGATGGGCTCGACCTGAAAGCCCACACATAGGATGCGACCCAGTACACGATTTGCCGGACACTCCCACCAATTAGTACCACCTCGGTCGCTCGATTGGGTAGTAGCCAGCTTAAAAGTTCAGCTCTGGAGTCCGGTAGCACGACCTTACTTGAACAGGATCTGTTCTATAGGATCGTACCGTTGCATCCTTGATTAATAAGGAGGCAAGCACTTTAGCCTGGTTGATGAGTCATGACCTGTGGGCCAGAGCGTGATTAACGGCCAGGAGTTCAGCTGTACTGCTTGCTCTGGTTGCTGTAGAGGATCGTTCCTTGATCAGGCTTGCCTGGTTGGGATGGCCTACAGGTTGTCTGACAGGCTCTCTTTTTTTTTTTCTGTACTGCATGTATTTTTCGACGTTGCTCGTTCTGCAATTGAAGGGGAGAGCACAATGCAGACCGACAACGCTTCTCTCAATTTTAAAGGAGCAGATCTCTTGCTTGTTTCGTCATTAGCAGTGCGAAACATTTTAAGTACACAGTTTGCTTGTTTAAAGTTGCTAGTGTCGAGTCATCCTGATTCTTTCTACTTGATCTACAGAATATAATCTTCTATGATACGGATCCTACATAAATTTCTTTTGGTAACTGACTCTACTGGAAATATCTATGCATTTTGTTTGGGCGTAAGGGTGAACTGTGTTTATTAGGCATTAGCCGTAAGGGTGAACTGTGTTGCAAAACAACGTGCAGAAGAGGCCAGCTTTGTCTAATATAATTTGTGTATGTTTAGTTTGGTTGTAGATTTATGAAAATTCAATCCTGTAGAAAAACTGAAAATTCTTTAGTTAAAACAGTTGTCAACTACGTATTCTCTTTGTCccaatttataatttatttgactTTTTACATCAAATTTGGCCGGATCCTGTTATTGAAAAAAATcataattattattaatttttactATGGTATCGTTAAGCATATAATATATTTTATATATGTCTTTGATTTCCCCCCTTTTCATAAATTTTTTTGAATAAAACGAGCCGGTCAAACTTGGTAAAAAGAACcaaacaaattataaattgaGACGAAGATAGTATCATATAAGATCATGATAACCTGGTAGAAGTGACGTCGTTCTGACCACTTAGACAAACCAATTCGAAATCGAGTCATTGATGATGAGGGGCGGTATGTCGTGTTGTGGGGGCCAAAAGCCCACGGCGTAGGCCCAAGCGTCATGGCTGCCCACTTCAGCGCGTGTGTGGCATCCTACACGAGCAACGTACACGGTTGCAGCAACAACTAAAGTAATAGGTGTTTATTATCATCTGTCTATAGGGATGGAACCTCACTATCACATCGAAGTGGGAGCTAGGGAGGTGCAACGATAAAAAGACGGGGATGGACTGCATGAATGGGATGGTGAGCAGCATTGAAGGGTCGATAGAGAAGAGTTGTGATGGTTCAGCGACGACCGAGCCGCGTTGCTGACCGTCAGAGTCAGGCACAAGGAGGCGGTGGCAACCTGAGCCGTCGTTGGGAGGTGCTGTGAGATGGGAGTCGAGTGACGAGTCAGATGAGAGGTCTCCGAACATAAAAGAAAACTTTTCGATCCTATTAAACATTCGTAGGTGGGTAATGTTTAAAAGAATGGATGGTAAGAACACACGCACATGAATGCCAGAAAAATAATCCCTGCTGGTTCTGTTCTGGCCTAACTAGTGAAATTCATAGAACTGGAGAACATACACGGAATGGGAGAAAAAAAAACAGATGTATCATCGTGAGTTCATGACTAGTGATGACTCCGAAAACATCCTCATGCATTCGCCGCGACTGCAGGATGGATCTGGACGCGGCGCCAGCGCCACCCCATCCCTGACGGCAACTCAGTCTCAGAAGCACATGTCGAGCATGCAGCAGCAGCAGAGCGCGGCCAAGCTGCAGATCGGTGGCACAAACAGAGAAGAACGACAGATTAGAATCAGAGACGACGAACCAATGAACCATTTTGCATGGAAAACGAAACGTTGAAGTGGTAGCAGCAGACGGGTTCATAGACCATTATTAGTTTATTACCATCCTTTCAAGAAGCCGTCGTTGCTGCGCTTGGAGTCCTGCGGCtgcggaggcggcgggggcgggtACCCGCCGGCGGCCATGGGTGGCGGCGCACCGTAGGCAGGCGGCGGGTACGCCTGCTGGCCTGGCGGCGGGTAGGCCGTGCCCGGCGGCGGGTAGGCTATACAGCCGAAGCAAAACCGATCAAAGATGCTGACCGTAATAAAGGCTGCATCTTGCTGAGGATTTAACAAACCTGGCGTCACAAGTACGTACCTGCGGTGCCGGGAGGAGGAGCCTGGTAGCTCATGGCCGGCCGGTCGTCGGAGTTGGACCGGCGAGCTGCCCTGTCCCTCCCTGGGTGATCGGTGCAACCGCAGGTGGGAAGAAGCCGAGCAGGAGGCGGCGATCGACGAGGCCCGATGGCGGATGCAATCATAGTAGGAGAGGCCGGCCGTTTTTTATAGCCCCGGCGCCGAGCTACAACCGCGTTAAGGTTCTGCTAGTGGCCACCTGCTGGAGCCGCCGTCGCTTAAAATTGCTTAGGCGCGTTGGGTTCGAGGAGCAACGGACGCAAACGACGCGCCACGCGCGCGCGCGTGACTAGCAGGACGCAGGCCCGTGCACAAGGGAGTGCGAGCTGTTGGACGGAACAGGGCCTCCATTTTTTTGGGGCCCCAAAATTTATTGTACTAGTCCATTAGTACTACTAATTTAATATTAGGAGCCTAGAAAGTGAAAAGGAAATCGTTTCGCATGCCATACACTAGTATTTCTATGCCTGAGCGTTTCGCATGCCATACGTCGTTTCGTCTTTTATCTACCGCTGAGTCTAGACCAACACATTTGCTAGTTCACCACCGCGAGCGATCGTTGCTGCTTGTGCCTGACGTTCGTTTTCCTACCACCCGCCGTCAGCGCGCTAGTGGGCATCTGGTTGTCCATCGTGCATGCAGTAGGCATCCAACACGACAACGTCGCCTATCTTGCTCGTTCTTCGTATTTGTGAAACAAAGCGATCAAATAAGGCATCTCTAATATATCAGTATGCATGTATATTTATTTGCTAACTTTATTTATAAAACAATTTATTGattatcatattaaatattgtaGCATTTCAAGATCTAATTATCAATATCATGTCTTCGGCTAATCGGTCTAGAAAATATGATTCTGGTTACAAAAAACGTAAGAAAAAACAAAGAATAAATGATTTAAATCAATCTTAGAAGGGAGCTATGGAGAGATTTATTATAAAAGAATCAAGTAATACAAGGTGAATGAAGTTGTTCAAGTAAAATTTATGTAACCAAGAGTTTAATAGGTATGCTTTTTATAAATTTTATTTCTACATTACAATATTTATATTATTACACTATTATTTTTTAGTGATTTTATGAGAAGAGACCTCTATTCAATAATTTTGTACAGGGCCTCGCTTTTTGCCGGCACGGCCCTGGCAGGACGTTCAGCTCAGATCGAGTCAGAGACGCGCCCAGTTTTGAAATTCCATCAAGAGAAAATACTATAGTACTAACTATATCTATCTATATCTGTATTATCCTGTAGCTATATGATATACCCTTATATCTCTAGTATTAAATCAAACATCCTCTACGTGTGTAGGCGGATGTGTAGGCGGAGGCTGAAATACCTGATGAGTATCGACCCATGACGATTGACAAGGACTGACATTGTCATTGTGGACTCCGAGAAAGCTCGAACAGCTTCATAACAACAATGTTTTACGTTCCTACTTCTaccctaagggctagtttggaaaccacAAACCGAAAGATATTGGAGAGCTAaaattctgttcaaatttaatttTAAATAACAAGAAAATTTTAGCCTCTCTATTTCTTTTCGGTTTTATGGCTCTAAAACTAGGCCTGAAGTTTTTGTCCAGAATAAAGATTCCAACCAGAGGTGCCGCTTTCCAGGCATGCTGTGAATCGCCTGCGATGGTGGTGGGGTTCTTAGGCCCTGTGGTATATTGCTGAGGGAGCAGCTAGCAGATGCATAGTTCGTATAATATAGGTAGCATAGCGAAATCGAAATCATAATCGGTCGGAATTTAAAACTGGGTTGAAGATCTGGTTTAAGTATTCGTCAAAAGGTGATCACCGAATATCCCTTACCAGCGCCTTTTCAGCGATTccaatcactctctctctctctctcttgtgaACTCGTGGCCTTCTACAGTACAGTTCTACTTACTTTTGCTGGATTAAGATTAACGCATGAAAAGAGGAAAGCGCAATGACGAGCCTGATAGCCTGGAACTGAAAAGGGATGGTCTCTGCGACATGTATAGCGTCCACCCCACCTTGTCTGCTTTATTCAATTATTCCTACCTATGCTAGACTGTGCGGCACTTAGAATGCTCAGGCGTCGCCATACAGATtggctcctcttcttcctccaccGGTACGATTGTGAGCTAGTAATGCTTTGGATTAAACTAATCACCGTGGTTTGTTTGGGCATTTGTGCGTCTGGATCTAGTTAATCATGGTTTAAAAGCCTGTCTCTCCAGATCGACACTCTGCTGGAGGTATGGCTACATGTATAGTCCCAGCAGATCGTACGTCGGCATGTTGTCTTCTCCTTTTTGCTGTACACTAGTGCTTTATAACATGCATGCGGACAGTGCCGTTCGCTAATTGTGCTTATGAAATGCTTTGAGCTGTATATGGAACAACGGGTGGTGATAGATGAGCCATGGACGAAAGGATGGTACATCCATCCATGTGTGATCAGCTGTACGATGAACTGCAGAGCCTAGAGAGTTCAGAGCATTATTATTTGCAATGGCAACTTATGTGACAAGCTTGTCAGCTAGCACAAGCTCAATTGCCTCAGCATCTGTGCAGGTGCAGCTGCCATTTCAAAAGAACATATGGGAATTCATAGTAGGAACCTTCATGTCGACTCTCTATTGACCTCAATGCCGGCATGACGCCCTTGTTCTATCTAGCACAAGCTCGCCTCTGGCCGGTGGTAACCTACCTGTCATCTTCTCCAGAGTATAAACATGGAGAGGCTTCAGCTAGCTACTACATCAGTGACCATTGTTGATAGCGTCAGCGTACCCATTCCGTCAGTGACCAGCTACATCAGTTCAGTTGGAGCCTTGCTGCCCCCCTTCGATGGACAGTATTGGTTTTCGGTTTGGATGGTGGAAATAGAGCACTGCCATGGTAACTGCAGAGATCCTGGAGCACTTGCAATTGCAACTTCTCCAAGCATGTATGTCAGCTGGTACTTGAACTAACTACTACTCTCAGGGAGGTGTTTAGttatagggactaatttttagtccctaaattgccaAATAAGTTTCCGTATTTAGTAATTTACAGACTAAAATATTAATAAAATAGTGAGATTAAAAATTAGTCCTCAGAAACCAAACGTCACTTTAGTCCTTCCATTCTAAATTACTAGGCGTGTTAGCTTTTTGTAGATATATAATTTTAGCTATGTAGTAAGATATACATTATGTCTATAGAAAAACTAAACATCTTATAATTTAGAATGGAGgtgtttttttttccttttcatTTGAGAAGAGCATGTACGGATTCAGGAAAGAACATTCCCTCTGTATCATTCTTAGAGCTCTTGTTTGTTGGAGTATCATTTTTTTAGTGGCCAAAGAACACATCATCACATAACAACCTACGAATCCATGATGCTGGCGCAAGCAGAGAGAGGTTGCAACCACAACTGCAAGTCTTCGAGTACACGAGTTTGAGTTGTCCCACTATATACCTCTTCTCCCTTAAGCTAGTGTGATTAAAATAACGTAACTGCACACAGCTCGGAATCGAGCAACGGACCGTGGACGTTTGGGTATCTAATGGTCCATCAGTTTGCTAATAAAGCTGCCTATGTGGCCGTATATATAAATGGACGGCAGCAACGGGCGATAGGCATCACACAcacactcagcagcagcagtcAGCTGGTCAGCAGCCAGCAGCCAGCTCCCACGCAGAGCCAgtctctccggcgagctccagcGCCGTAGCCATCATCGCCATGGCTAGGGAAGAAGAGCTCAAGGTTCGTACCAAAGCTTACCTTGCTCGGCCGGCGGGGGCATGCTCGTATTGCCTGCTATTGAAGTATTGATGGACTACTACTGAGTACTGACATCGTGCCGTTCCGTGCAGAGGATTGACCTGAAGGTGAACGTGAGCTGCTGCGACGGCTGCAGGAGGAAGGTGATGAAGGCGATGAGCCTCAAAGGTCACCATCCTTCTTCTTCGCTCTCTACCGGCCCAGGATTACAAGCCTGgtgctctgctctgctctgctTTGCTCTTTCGCTGAGTGAGACAAGCCTGGTGCTGACATACGTACGTGTGCGCGCGTCAATGGGCGTGCAGGCGTGCTGCGGACGGAGATCCAGCCGTCGCACGACCGGGTGACCGTCGTTGGCGACGTGGACGTCAAGGTCCTCGTGAAGAAGCTGGCCAGGGTCGGCAAGATCGCCGAGCCGCTGCCTCCGGCGCCGGCGGCTTTCGAACAATGCAAGAAGCGGGACGACGGCGACAGGGCGGCGCAGGCGCAGGTGGAGGAGAAGCGCAAGGGCAAGGGCGACGCCGGTGacaaggcggcggcggcggcggcgccgagcGAGCAGGAGGGATGCAAGAAGTGCGCCGGCGAGGCGGCCTCGCGCGCCGAGGGCGGTGGCGGTGTCGATGGCGACCGCGGCAGCGGGAAGAAGGCGCCGTCGCCCAAGGACGGCACCGCCGGCTGGACAGGCGAGGAAGGCGGCGACGCCGACGAGTTCGACACCAAGCCGCCCGTGGCGGTGGCCGCCGATCACCGCCACGCGCAGGCGCAGGTGCAGCAGCACTACCACCGCGCGGAGCCGCCGACGGTGGTGCCGGTGCACGTGCCGGCGTACTACGCGCCGCCGGCCGCGGCGGTGCCGTACTACGGCTACTACGGCATGCCGCCGCCGGTGCCCGTGGCGATGGCGATGGGGGTGGGGGTGGCCCAGCGGCACCACCCGCAGGTCCGGCCGCAGCCGTCCCGCttcgacgaggacttcttcaacgACGACAACACGGTCGGGTGCAGCGTCATGTGAGCCGTGAACGGACGGACCGACACCGCCGCCGCCACGCCTTTCGCGCCCGCCCATGCCATGTCGTTTTCCCGGGCAGATCGCATCGACGACAATGTCATCTGTCCCGCCCCCCCGCGCGCGCGTGCACAGTGTGAGCAATGCAACAAAGAATCAAAGAAAGCCATGATGGAGTCGGTGCTCGTCCTGTCAACGTACCACAGTACCATACGTTAACTTAAGAACCATGTGTGTTTGGGACtataatctaacttattttaAATTAACATTTAGTTCAAAATGATTTAAATTATATAATTTTGGCAGATTATAATTTCAAACTAACACACTCTAAGAATGTGTTTGATTGCGGGACAGCCAAGACAGGAACATCATCTGCCGTCCTCTCTCGTCCCTTCAATTTTGAGAAATAACTAATATAATGCTGGAATAGTCTTGTCCCAACTATTGACCCtgaaccaaacaaccttatttAAGGGATTGTCTCATCTCATCTGTCTCATCTCATCCAATTATGTCATGCTCTAAGGATGTGTTTGATTGCGGGACAGCCAAGACAGAAACGTTCTTTGGCGTAATCTCTCGTTCCTCCAATTTTGAGGATAATATTGGGATAGTCCTGTCCTAGGGATTGTCTCGTCCCATCCAGTTATATCATTGCAACCCAATACATCCTAAACTAACCGATCGAAAGGACAGAACGGGATGAGGTCGCTGTCGGGGGACCTGTTGCTGTTGCTTGATTCCGCCACTGCTCGGCGGCGTCCCATCGCGGGGCGCGCGGGCATCCCCGTCAGTACGCAAGGACACCCAACAACAACGGCACGAGTGGAGAGAAGCTTCAGGAAGGAGGACTGGAGGAGGAATACGGGGGGTCAGGGTCGCGCCCGCGCCCCAGCCGAGGCTTTTTCTTCGATGCGGCGCTCGGGGGGTAGGTAGAGCTGCTTCCGCTTTGCCGGATTCCATGGCCCGCGCTGTTTGGCGGATGGTCGCCGATTCCGTCGGACCTCCCGTTGGGGAGGG harbors:
- the LOC100285708 gene encoding Cysteine-rich and transmembrane domain-containing protein WIH2, whose product is MSYQAPPPGTAAYPPPGTAYPPPGQQAYPPPAYGAPPPMAAGGYPPPPPPQPQDSKRSNDGFLKGCLAALCCCCMLDMCF
- the LOC103642052 gene encoding uncharacterized protein, with product MAREEELKRIDLKVNVSCCDGCRRKVMKAMSLKGVLRTEIQPSHDRVTVVGDVDVKVLVKKLARVGKIAEPLPPAPAAFEQCKKRDDGDRAAQAQVEEKRKGKGDAGDKAAAAAAPSEQEGCKKCAGEAASRAEGGGGVDGDRGSGKKAPSPKDGTAGWTGEEGGDADEFDTKPPVAVAADHRHAQAQVQQHYHRAEPPTVVPVHVPAYYAPPAAAVPYYGYYGMPPPVPVAMAMGVGVAQRHHPQVRPQPSRFDEDFFNDDNTVGCSVM